A segment of the Panacibacter ginsenosidivorans genome:
TTAGTAGATTTTTTACCGGGCAGCGCTGGCGCTATGAAGCTTTTCTTGCGTCGCACTCTTGTACTGTTGCATCATATAGCATCACAGCAAATGCTCTGGCACTATGGTTGCTTGATTAGTATGTACCAATAATGTTAGTGATGAAAAATACTCTTATTAGTTGTACTGTCATCTTAATAATGACGCATATTGCATGCAACAATGGCAACCCGGCCAATAAAAAATATCCTGATAAAACTTCTGCAACAGATAGTATTATAAACAGCGCCGGAAACACAGCAGACGCTGCTTACCGGAAAGGAGCAAGGCTAATTGCAGCAAATGATTGTTTTACCTGCCACAGGATAGAAGAAAAAACGATTGGCCCCTCCTATCGTGAGATTGCAGCAAAATATCATTTTAATGAAGGGAATGTTGAAAATCTTTCTCATTCTGTTATCCATGGCAGTAAAGGTTTGTGGGGAAATAAAGAAATGACCGCGCATCCAAACCTGAAGATGGCTGACGCAAAAGAAATGGTGCGTTATATTCTTTCGCTTGACACAACCAATAAAAATACTATAGTAAAGTAGCTGAGATAAAATAAGACGTACAAGTGTGCGACGCAAGAAAAGCCCAATGCATTTTCTGGCGTTGGATAACAAATAAAATAACCGCACAAAATGTTTCAGCAATTATTTTCCTAACTTGTTTTAATGAATGTTTCCTTTCTGCAGGTAATGGTTTTTTTGCTTGCCGGCATAACAGTTATTATTCTGCTTACTGCAAAGTTTCGGGTTCATGCATTCTTTGCCCTGATGATTGCCTGTTTTATTACCGGGCTGGGCGTAAGTATGGGAATGACGAATGTTATCACTGTTATCAAAGATGGCTTTGGAAATATTATGCGGTCTTTAGGGTTTATAATTGTGCTGGGTACTGCGTTAGGCATTTTGCTGGAGCATACCGGAAGTACAAAAGTAATGGCCGGTTATATTCTTAAAAAAGTTGGAGAACGCAACGCAGCACTAGCTTTGAGCATTACAGGATTTATTGTTGGGCTCCCTGTCTTTTGTGATTCAGGTTATATCGTTCTAAGTGGTTTAAATAAATCATTGTCAAAGAAAACAGGAGCGTCTATTGTAGT
Coding sequences within it:
- a CDS encoding c-type cytochrome — translated: MKNTLISCTVILIMTHIACNNGNPANKKYPDKTSATDSIINSAGNTADAAYRKGARLIAANDCFTCHRIEEKTIGPSYREIAAKYHFNEGNVENLSHSVIHGSKGLWGNKEMTAHPNLKMADAKEMVRYILSLDTTNKNTIVK